A window of the Proteus terrae subsp. cibarius genome harbors these coding sequences:
- a CDS encoding iron chelate uptake ABC transporter family permease subunit produces the protein MQKVNSSIISKCTGAVEYKKTRLSPMSRIWLLLGASLLSIVLFMTINLNGNISYILTHRAYIILTMIVVAFAAGVSTILFQTIANNRILTPSLMGLEALFVLLQTVFVFFEGDMPASWMLNLSKFFLESTLLVLFSVVLYRWLFSSVRFNINLVLMIGIILGTLFRSSATLLQRLMDPNEFSILQGRMFATFTRATPDLIFCALAIIVVVGVLLWRMRYSFDVMALGQANAINLGINYRKQTTYILLLISVLVAVSTALVGPLTFLGLIVANLAYHISGSSQHRFLMPVAFLLGTIALIGGQLVLEYGLKMTGTLSVVIEFVGGMFFIYLVLRRL, from the coding sequence ATGCAAAAAGTTAATTCATCCATAATTAGCAAATGTACTGGCGCTGTCGAATATAAGAAAACGCGCCTCTCACCCATGTCTCGTATCTGGTTATTATTAGGGGCATCGTTATTATCCATTGTGTTATTTATGACGATAAACCTAAATGGCAATATCTCTTATATTCTGACTCACCGCGCTTACATTATTCTCACCATGATTGTAGTGGCGTTTGCCGCTGGTGTTTCCACAATACTGTTCCAAACTATCGCGAATAACCGTATTTTGACACCGTCACTTATGGGGTTAGAAGCCCTGTTTGTGTTGCTACAGACCGTGTTTGTCTTCTTTGAAGGCGATATGCCTGCATCGTGGATGCTGAATCTATCAAAGTTCTTCTTAGAATCGACATTGCTGGTGCTATTTTCCGTTGTACTCTACCGTTGGTTGTTTAGCTCAGTACGTTTTAACATCAATCTAGTCTTAATGATTGGGATTATCTTAGGGACACTATTTCGTAGTTCAGCCACACTATTACAACGTTTGATGGATCCTAATGAATTCTCCATTTTACAAGGTCGCATGTTTGCCACCTTCACCCGTGCCACGCCTGATCTTATCTTTTGTGCCTTAGCGATTATTGTGGTTGTTGGTGTTTTACTTTGGCGTATGCGCTATAGCTTTGATGTGATGGCATTAGGGCAAGCGAATGCCATTAACCTTGGTATCAATTACCGCAAACAGACCACTTATATCCTGTTGCTGATTTCTGTTTTAGTTGCGGTTTCTACCGCTTTAGTTGGCCCGCTAACCTTCTTAGGTTTAATTGTGGCTAACCTTGCTTATCATATCAGTGGTAGCAGTCAGCACCGTTTCTTGATGCCTGTCGCCTTCCTACTAGGTACTATCGCCTTAATTGGTGGACAACTGGTTTTAGAGTATGGTTTAAAAATGACAGGAACACTTTCTGTTGTGATTGAGTTTGTCGGTGGAATGTTCTTTATCTATTTGGTGTTAAGAAGACTTTAA
- a CDS encoding TetR/AcrR family transcriptional regulator, which produces MGRQRTIDREKLLEAIFDIVMEQGAAALTIDTVAKKMGISKGGVQYCFNSKEAMIDAMFEHWEGSYETKFNEIVKNDNSPENRVTAHIRAIHTHDKVAFAKGASLMAALLQTPEYLQSTKEWYQQRLTGVDTTTVAGKRARLAFLATEGTFLLRYFGLMDINDDEWDSIFEDIDSEFLQQGKRQ; this is translated from the coding sequence ATGGGACGTCAAAGAACCATTGATAGAGAAAAATTGCTAGAAGCTATCTTCGACATTGTGATGGAGCAAGGCGCGGCAGCATTAACGATTGATACTGTCGCAAAAAAAATGGGGATCTCAAAAGGGGGGGTTCAATACTGCTTCAACAGCAAAGAAGCAATGATTGATGCGATGTTTGAACACTGGGAAGGCAGTTATGAAACTAAATTTAACGAGATAGTTAAAAATGATAATTCGCCTGAAAATCGAGTAACAGCACATATTCGTGCTATTCATACGCATGATAAGGTTGCTTTTGCTAAAGGTGCTAGTTTGATGGCTGCATTGTTGCAAACACCAGAATATTTACAAAGTACAAAGGAGTGGTATCAACAGCGATTAACGGGGGTAGATACAACAACAGTCGCTGGAAAACGCGCTAGATTGGCTTTTTTGGCGACAGAAGGTACTTTTTTACTGCGTTATTTTGGGTTGATGGATATTAATGATGATGAGTGGGACTCTATTTTTGAAGATATTGATTCAGAGTTTCTTCAGCAAGGGAAAAGGCAATAA
- a CDS encoding DMSO/selenate family reductase complex A subunit produces the protein MSNQSDHDSDTKSILNDVSRRHFIQASSALVTLPFLASNSFAATTDNAIPVKSITTEEGERVVSTCSSFDCGGKCDIRAHVKDGKVTRISTRPDADLDEEMPIMRACVRGRGYRKFVYHPDRLKYPMKRVGKRGEGKFERITWEEATTLIAQNMQRINQQYGPASRFVSLSTGVTGGIFSGANMLRRLFNITGGFLENYHSVSNGNTLAVTPYTYGTAASGSTLDTLENTPLVILWGHNPNETIFGHSNHFFQKMKKNGTKFIVVDPRYSDTASSLADQWIPLLPTTDNAMMDAMMYVIVSENLHDQAFIDKYTVGFDEHQMPEGVGENESLVAYLMGKKDGVKKTPEWAETITKVPADTIKQLAREYASTKPAALMQGWGPQRHICGERTARGATLLATITGNVGVRGGWAAGYGMALNSELRKTIAGPSLLTNPVKAKINITNWVQACEDKNLVTPQNGLLNAEKLDTEIKMIFSMAGNYMTNQNTDILHAAKVLEDESKVEFIVCSDLYLTPSAKYADILLPETSFLERWNIGGTWSYGDYIILSEKVIEPEFERRTDYDWLREVADKLGVGEQFSEGKETDRDWIEYLVDDASVKRPEDGIPTFKELLVKRRHLLKHRPHTQNVAFEKNIQDIENNPFPTPSGKIEIFSKRLYDMNNVDIPALSHYVPAIEGPEDTLTDKFPLQLITWKGRNRANSTQFANPWLQEVQRQELWLNPLDAQDRNIKEGEKVKVYNDRGITMVPVKLTQRIMPGVVALQAGAWWQPDAKGIDQGGCANVLTSSRSTAMAHGNAHQTLLVEVAKA, from the coding sequence ATGAGCAATCAGTCCGATCACGATAGTGATACAAAGAGCATTCTCAACGATGTTAGCCGCCGTCACTTTATTCAAGCGAGCTCAGCATTAGTCACCCTCCCTTTTCTCGCATCAAACTCTTTTGCTGCGACAACAGATAACGCTATCCCAGTAAAATCAATAACAACTGAAGAGGGTGAGCGCGTTGTTTCAACTTGCAGTAGCTTTGACTGTGGCGGTAAATGTGACATTCGTGCCCATGTAAAAGATGGCAAAGTTACCCGTATTAGCACACGTCCAGATGCTGATTTAGATGAAGAGATGCCAATTATGCGTGCCTGTGTACGAGGCCGTGGTTATCGTAAATTTGTCTATCATCCAGACCGTTTAAAATACCCAATGAAACGCGTTGGTAAACGTGGCGAAGGAAAATTCGAACGTATCACTTGGGAAGAAGCAACCACCCTTATTGCGCAAAATATGCAACGTATTAACCAGCAATATGGTCCAGCATCTCGCTTTGTCAGCTTAAGTACAGGCGTTACTGGCGGTATTTTCTCTGGTGCGAATATGTTACGTCGTCTGTTTAATATCACAGGCGGTTTTCTGGAAAACTATCACTCAGTCAGTAACGGTAATACCCTTGCGGTCACCCCTTATACTTATGGCACAGCTGCCAGTGGTAGCACCCTCGATACGTTAGAAAATACCCCTCTTGTGATTTTATGGGGTCATAACCCTAACGAAACTATTTTTGGCCATTCAAACCATTTCTTCCAAAAAATGAAGAAAAACGGCACTAAATTTATTGTCGTTGACCCACGTTATTCAGATACCGCTTCTTCTTTAGCTGATCAGTGGATCCCGTTATTGCCAACAACAGATAACGCGATGATGGATGCGATGATGTATGTCATCGTAAGCGAAAATCTGCACGACCAAGCCTTTATCGATAAATATACAGTTGGCTTTGATGAACACCAAATGCCTGAAGGTGTGGGTGAAAATGAGTCTTTAGTTGCCTATTTAATGGGTAAAAAAGATGGTGTTAAGAAAACCCCAGAATGGGCTGAAACCATCACTAAAGTGCCTGCTGATACTATTAAACAACTAGCTCGTGAATACGCATCGACAAAACCGGCTGCATTAATGCAAGGTTGGGGTCCTCAACGTCATATTTGTGGTGAACGGACGGCGCGTGGCGCGACATTACTTGCGACTATCACGGGTAATGTGGGTGTTCGTGGTGGTTGGGCTGCCGGCTATGGTATGGCTTTAAACTCTGAATTACGTAAAACTATTGCGGGGCCAAGCCTATTAACTAACCCAGTAAAAGCGAAAATCAATATCACCAACTGGGTACAAGCGTGTGAAGATAAAAATTTAGTCACGCCACAAAATGGGTTACTGAACGCCGAGAAACTTGATACTGAAATCAAGATGATTTTCTCAATGGCGGGTAACTACATGACAAACCAAAATACCGATATTCTTCATGCCGCAAAAGTACTTGAAGATGAATCAAAAGTAGAATTTATCGTTTGTAGTGATCTCTATCTAACTCCAAGTGCAAAATACGCCGATATTTTACTGCCAGAAACCAGCTTCTTAGAACGCTGGAATATCGGTGGTACATGGAGCTATGGCGACTACATTATTCTTTCTGAAAAAGTTATTGAGCCTGAGTTTGAGCGTCGTACTGACTACGATTGGTTACGAGAAGTTGCCGATAAATTAGGTGTAGGTGAACAATTTAGCGAAGGTAAAGAGACTGATCGCGATTGGATTGAATATTTAGTCGATGATGCGAGTGTTAAACGCCCTGAAGACGGTATTCCAACCTTTAAAGAGTTGTTAGTTAAACGTCGTCATCTATTAAAACATCGTCCTCATACTCAAAATGTGGCGTTTGAGAAAAATATTCAAGATATCGAGAATAATCCATTCCCAACGCCATCGGGCAAAATTGAGATATTCTCTAAGCGTTTATATGACATGAATAATGTCGATATTCCTGCACTCTCTCATTATGTACCCGCCATTGAGGGCCCTGAAGACACGTTAACGGATAAATTCCCGCTACAACTTATCACATGGAAAGGGCGTAACCGCGCAAACTCAACGCAATTTGCCAACCCTTGGCTGCAAGAAGTACAGCGCCAAGAACTCTGGTTAAACCCGTTAGATGCTCAAGATAGAAACATCAAAGAAGGCGAAAAAGTCAAAGTGTATAACGATCGTGGGATCACGATGGTTCCCGTCAAATTAACACAACGAATTATGCCTGGTGTCGTCGCCTTGCAAGCAGGTGCTTGGTGGCAACCTGATGCAAAAGGCATAGATCAAGGTGGATGTGCCAACGTATTAACATCATCCCGTAGCACCGCAATGGCACACGGCAATGCTCACCAAACATTATTGGTCGAGGTAGCAAAAGCATGA
- a CDS encoding MFS transporter: MIKDYKRWIVLLLVSSMLFLIVVDVTVLYTALPRLTHDLNASASEKLWIMNAYPLIVAGLLPAAGMLTDRIGHKTLFICGLPLFAIASLCAAFSPTAMTLIASRGFLAVGAAMSMPATLSIVRQVFSDPQERAVAIGIWSAVASGGAALGPLIGGMLLEHFWWGSVFLINVPIVLLVLPFSIWLIPKFAGHGNHKIDYLSSVLILVGLISAIYALKEIGKPYIQWSEATIATVIAVIFLTLFTLRQRKQTHPMIDFGLFKNRFFSIGILMAVLSMVIIVGIELLLSQRLQLVAGFTPLNAALVILPIPIGSVLASPLTGYFLVRLGEARLIITGFMLTLVGNLWLIAVYQTTSPMVLIGSLFLIGFGLGIIFTTASTSIMLSVADRQAGMAASIEDVAYELGSVIGVTFMGSLMSTVYTLKLVLPDSLAINDAVYDSLDEALIVAEKLPNDVASLVISQANMAFENAFFVVLTATAIITALSLVVLPYCLHNSVRTKIT, from the coding sequence ATGATAAAAGATTATAAACGTTGGATAGTATTACTTTTGGTATCTAGCATGCTGTTTCTCATTGTTGTTGATGTAACAGTGCTTTATACCGCATTGCCACGTTTAACTCATGATTTAAACGCAAGTGCATCAGAAAAACTTTGGATAATGAATGCCTATCCATTAATTGTTGCTGGATTATTACCTGCAGCGGGTATGCTCACAGACAGGATCGGCCATAAAACACTCTTTATTTGTGGGTTACCATTATTTGCTATTGCTTCTTTGTGTGCAGCTTTTTCTCCCACAGCGATGACCTTAATTGCATCTCGTGGTTTTTTAGCTGTGGGAGCAGCAATGAGTATGCCAGCTACTCTGTCAATAGTGCGACAAGTCTTTAGCGATCCGCAAGAGCGTGCGGTTGCAATCGGTATTTGGTCTGCAGTTGCTTCAGGCGGTGCAGCTTTAGGGCCTTTAATTGGTGGAATGTTGCTTGAACATTTTTGGTGGGGCTCTGTTTTCTTAATTAACGTCCCTATTGTTCTTTTGGTATTACCATTCTCTATTTGGCTTATTCCTAAGTTTGCTGGACATGGCAACCATAAAATTGATTATTTAAGCTCAGTACTGATTTTAGTCGGTTTGATCAGCGCCATTTATGCCCTAAAAGAGATAGGAAAACCTTATATACAGTGGAGTGAAGCCACAATTGCCACTGTGATTGCAGTGATCTTTCTCACTCTATTTACCTTACGTCAGCGTAAACAAACTCACCCAATGATTGATTTTGGGTTATTTAAAAACCGCTTTTTTAGTATCGGTATTTTAATGGCTGTGCTTTCTATGGTGATCATTGTGGGTATTGAATTACTGCTCAGCCAACGCTTACAGCTTGTTGCAGGTTTCACCCCACTTAATGCGGCGCTGGTGATTTTACCCATTCCTATTGGCTCTGTACTTGCTTCTCCATTGACAGGTTATTTCTTGGTGCGTTTAGGTGAAGCTCGCTTAATTATTACCGGATTTATGCTTACTTTAGTGGGAAATCTGTGGTTAATTGCCGTTTATCAAACAACATCTCCAATGGTGTTAATTGGTAGCTTATTCTTAATCGGCTTTGGTTTAGGTATTATTTTTACCACAGCATCGACATCAATTATGTTGAGTGTGGCAGATAGACAAGCTGGAATGGCTGCATCAATTGAAGATGTAGCTTATGAGCTAGGCAGTGTGATTGGGGTGACATTTATGGGCAGTTTGATGAGCACCGTGTACACCTTAAAGCTCGTACTACCTGACTCATTAGCTATCAACGATGCAGTCTATGACAGTTTAGACGAAGCCCTGATTGTGGCAGAGAAGTTACCAAATGACGTGGCTTCTCTCGTGATATCTCAAGCAAATATGGCCTTTGAAAATGCCTTTTTCGTAGTATTAACCGCGACAGCAATTATTACCGCACTTAGCTTAGTGGTTCTGCCTTATTGCTTGCATAATTCCGTAAGGACAAAAATAACTTAA
- a CDS encoding iron ABC transporter ATP-binding protein → MIEISEVSKRYQDTTVLDNITTTIQRGGITSIIGPNGAGKSTLLSVIGRLLLPESGMVSVNGMDVAATNSDVLAKNLSILRQENQFVSRLTVEELVGFGRYPYSKGRLTLDDKKVIDESLAFLNLTEFRHRYLDELSGGQRQRTYVAMVLCQDTEYVMLDEPLNNLDMKHAVIMMKLLRKAADELGKTIIIVIHDINFASVYSDYILAMRNGKLYYHGSPKEIMKADIIEDIFDTPVDVKELDNKLIAMYY, encoded by the coding sequence ATGATTGAAATCAGCGAAGTATCAAAACGTTATCAAGATACAACTGTTCTCGATAATATAACAACAACAATTCAACGTGGCGGTATTACTTCGATCATTGGCCCTAATGGCGCAGGTAAATCCACATTACTTTCTGTGATTGGACGTTTATTACTTCCTGAAAGTGGCATGGTAAGCGTTAACGGTATGGATGTTGCTGCAACTAATAGTGATGTTCTTGCCAAGAATCTCTCAATATTACGCCAAGAAAACCAGTTTGTTAGTCGTTTAACCGTAGAAGAATTAGTCGGTTTTGGGCGTTATCCCTATAGCAAAGGGCGTTTAACACTTGATGATAAAAAAGTGATTGATGAGTCACTCGCCTTTTTAAATCTGACTGAATTTCGTCATCGTTATCTAGATGAGTTATCGGGTGGGCAACGTCAGCGTACCTATGTTGCTATGGTGCTATGTCAAGATACTGAATATGTCATGCTTGATGAACCACTGAATAATCTTGATATGAAACATGCGGTAATAATGATGAAACTGCTGCGAAAAGCCGCAGATGAATTAGGAAAAACCATTATTATCGTTATTCATGATATCAATTTTGCCTCTGTTTACTCTGACTATATTTTAGCCATGCGTAACGGAAAACTGTATTATCACGGTTCACCCAAAGAGATCATGAAAGCGGATATTATCGAAGATATTTTCGACACTCCTGTTGACGTTAAAGAGCTCGATAATAAGCTAATTGCCATGTATTACTAA
- a CDS encoding siderophore ABC transporter substrate-binding protein: MFKKSLSPLFLLLSSLVIAGCDNAQDTSTAQSAEKQTLTIEHFQGTTEIPAHPQKVVVMNMETLDIIDALGVSIVGLPQTNVHLPKFLEKYTNPNDYINEGALFEPNYEKLSTTAPDLILSGSRARDAYAKLSEIAPAISMDIDPKRFVESLAERTTTLGQIFGKEEQAKKLLADFNSKIDTVKAKTPDAGKAMVVLVSGGKISAYGPSSRFGFIYDVLGFEPAYVFDSPGSHGNIVNSELLLKLNPDWLFVIDRDAAIGREDSQPAQQVLDNALVRKVNAWNKDQVIYLDASSIYISGGIQTYSRLMDTINQALDQKK; encoded by the coding sequence ATGTTTAAAAAGTCATTAAGCCCACTGTTTTTACTGCTTTCTTCACTTGTTATCGCTGGTTGTGATAACGCTCAAGACACATCAACAGCACAATCAGCAGAGAAACAAACTCTCACGATTGAACATTTCCAAGGGACAACTGAAATCCCTGCACATCCACAAAAAGTGGTTGTGATGAATATGGAAACCCTCGATATTATTGATGCATTGGGTGTTTCTATTGTTGGTCTTCCACAAACAAATGTTCATTTACCAAAATTCTTAGAGAAGTACACCAATCCGAACGACTATATCAATGAAGGTGCATTATTTGAGCCGAACTATGAAAAGCTCAGCACAACAGCACCTGATTTAATTTTAAGTGGTAGCCGTGCTCGTGATGCGTATGCAAAATTAAGTGAAATTGCACCTGCGATTTCAATGGATATCGATCCGAAGCGTTTCGTTGAAAGCCTTGCTGAACGCACCACAACATTAGGTCAAATTTTTGGCAAAGAAGAACAAGCTAAAAAATTACTGGCTGATTTCAATAGCAAAATTGATACCGTAAAAGCCAAAACACCAGACGCAGGTAAAGCAATGGTGGTTTTAGTCAGTGGCGGTAAAATTTCGGCTTATGGCCCAAGCTCTCGCTTTGGCTTTATCTATGATGTATTAGGTTTTGAACCAGCTTATGTTTTTGATAGCCCAGGTTCACACGGCAACATTGTCAACTCTGAATTACTGTTAAAACTTAATCCAGATTGGCTGTTTGTCATTGACCGTGATGCAGCAATTGGTCGTGAAGATTCACAACCAGCTCAACAAGTCCTTGATAATGCTCTGGTAAGAAAAGTAAATGCTTGGAATAAAGACCAAGTTATCTATCTTGATGCAAGTTCCATTTATATCTCTGGCGGGATCCAAACTTACTCTCGCTTAATGGATACAATTAATCAGGCATTGGATCAGAAAAAATAA
- a CDS encoding AraC family transcriptional regulator, with amino-acid sequence MRNVPLKSVDSLDRDVIALGTDYLPNTLLETHQHRRAQFLYPATGLIEVSTDDGEWVIPPSCGVWIPPETGHETRMLDVSTRSLYIEPSAAPRHSKQCEVVSVSPLFRQLLLEAVDVPAKYDKKGRDGLLMQLILCELAKAKPLPFFAPIPQDSKLAKLCRDFIRNPKIDSLPQQWADKLHKSERSFSRFFRQQTGMSFSQWRQQVCLLNSLTQILSGRGITEIAFDLGYNSAGSFSTMFKKQMGQSPSHFSMDALDIDRF; translated from the coding sequence GTGAGAAATGTACCGTTAAAAAGCGTTGATTCACTTGACCGAGATGTTATTGCGCTGGGTACAGACTATTTGCCCAATACATTGTTAGAAACGCATCAACATCGACGTGCTCAATTTTTATACCCGGCTACGGGATTAATCGAAGTGAGCACAGATGATGGCGAGTGGGTTATTCCGCCGTCTTGTGGTGTATGGATCCCACCAGAAACAGGGCATGAAACTCGTATGTTAGATGTGAGTACGCGAAGTTTATATATCGAGCCTTCTGCAGCACCTCGTCATAGCAAACAATGTGAAGTTGTCAGTGTTTCTCCTCTTTTTCGCCAACTCTTGCTTGAAGCTGTAGATGTGCCTGCAAAATATGACAAAAAAGGGCGAGATGGTCTTTTAATGCAGTTAATCCTATGTGAATTAGCGAAAGCAAAACCATTACCGTTTTTTGCACCTATTCCACAAGACAGTAAATTAGCTAAATTATGTCGTGATTTTATTCGTAATCCAAAAATAGATTCTTTACCGCAACAGTGGGCAGATAAATTACATAAAAGTGAACGCTCTTTTAGCCGTTTTTTCCGACAACAAACGGGAATGTCATTTTCACAATGGCGACAACAAGTCTGTTTATTGAATTCATTAACACAAATCTTATCAGGACGCGGTATTACTGAAATTGCCTTTGATTTGGGTTATAACAGCGCCGGTTCATTCTCGACGATGTTTAAAAAACAGATGGGACAATCGCCTTCTCACTTTAGTATGGATGCTCTGGATATCGATAGGTTTTAG
- a CDS encoding PTS sugar transporter subunit IIB: MQKKYIYLFCSAGMSTSLLVTKMRAQAEKYEVPVVIEAFPETLAAQKGQDADLILLGPQISWMLPDIQKLLPNKPVEVIDSLLYGKVDGLGVLKAAVASIKKASATTN, translated from the coding sequence ATGCAAAAGAAATATATTTACTTATTTTGTTCTGCTGGCATGTCAACATCTCTTCTCGTGACCAAAATGCGAGCACAAGCAGAAAAATATGAAGTGCCTGTGGTTATTGAAGCATTTCCTGAAACCTTAGCAGCACAAAAAGGACAGGATGCAGATCTGATTTTACTTGGTCCACAAATTAGCTGGATGTTGCCTGATATCCAAAAATTGCTCCCTAATAAACCGGTCGAAGTGATCGATTCTTTGTTATACGGAAAAGTAGATGGCTTAGGTGTGTTAAAAGCCGCTGTCGCCTCTATTAAAAAAGCATCTGCAACAACAAATTAA
- a CDS encoding ABC transporter permease → MKTFHLSLGIGGIAILSMISLFVGAGDITPASLFSDPDMRDIFFISRVPRTLSLLLAGGAISVAGLIMQLLTQNRFVEPSLAGTTQSASLGLLVVMLLFPAAGIFTKMMVATVFALLGTLLFMLLLQRITLKTTLIVPLVGIMLSAVIGALTIFLAVYFDLLQSLDAWTSGDFSSVLQGRYELLWLVGALAIMACWVADSFTVAGMGREFSINVGLNYRKVMIIGLSIIALISGVVVSVVGALPFLGLIVPNLVSLVMGDNIRKTIPWVCLSGGAIVLLCDVIGRLIRYPFEIPASIILGAVGAIIFLFLLLKQQRYAKS, encoded by the coding sequence ATGAAAACGTTCCATTTATCATTGGGGATAGGAGGTATCGCTATCCTCTCAATGATCAGTCTATTTGTCGGCGCAGGAGATATTACTCCTGCTTCGCTTTTTTCTGATCCCGATATGCGCGATATCTTCTTTATCAGCCGTGTTCCAAGAACCCTGTCATTATTACTCGCTGGTGGTGCCATTAGCGTTGCAGGTTTAATAATGCAACTGCTCACTCAAAACCGCTTCGTTGAGCCTTCTCTTGCAGGAACAACACAATCAGCAAGCCTTGGATTATTAGTCGTTATGCTGCTCTTTCCTGCAGCGGGTATCTTTACCAAAATGATGGTCGCCACTGTTTTTGCTCTGCTTGGCACTTTGTTGTTTATGCTACTTCTGCAAAGGATCACCTTAAAAACAACACTGATAGTACCTTTAGTCGGCATTATGCTCAGTGCAGTTATTGGCGCACTCACCATCTTCTTAGCGGTATATTTCGATTTACTGCAATCATTAGATGCTTGGACCAGTGGCGATTTTTCAAGTGTATTACAAGGTCGCTATGAACTTTTATGGCTTGTTGGCGCACTGGCAATCATGGCGTGTTGGGTTGCAGATAGCTTTACTGTGGCTGGAATGGGGCGAGAGTTCTCCATTAACGTGGGGCTGAATTACCGCAAAGTAATGATAATAGGATTATCGATTATCGCGCTTATCAGTGGTGTTGTGGTTTCTGTTGTTGGTGCATTACCTTTCCTCGGTTTGATTGTGCCAAATTTGGTGAGCTTAGTGATGGGGGATAATATCCGTAAAACTATCCCTTGGGTTTGCTTAAGTGGTGGCGCGATTGTTTTACTGTGTGATGTGATTGGTCGCCTTATTCGCTACCCATTTGAAATACCTGCCAGTATTATCTTAGGGGCAGTGGGTGCCATTATTTTCCTTTTCTTACTACTAAAGCAGCAACGTTATGCAAAAAGTTAA